A genome region from Clupea harengus chromosome 7, Ch_v2.0.2, whole genome shotgun sequence includes the following:
- the rnf10 gene encoding RING finger protein 10 isoform X2, which translates to MLESSDALSPELGLKSSLKNNMEKNPNCNGNNKVPPRSSSTGPAPGDSKPKTDGKNNGGSKRYNRKREPAFPKAESFPGPRRTTPQKSKNFDKRPPQRGGGDRQYGLMGGGRREEVAESRRAEFSPAQFTGPRKISLNHLLNFTFEPRGGPNGGGGDGHTCWGRRNKWGHKHKPFNKELFLQANCQFVVMDDQDYTAHFTDPDTLVNWDCVQQVRIYSHEVPSCPICLYPPVAAQITRCGHIFCWPCMLHYLSLGDKSWSKCPICYEAVNGLDLKSVVAMETRQYVAGDQITMRLMRREKGSLMALPSSQWVKVEEPIRFGDGHLGMYSKLLLASEKQVLGLLQEEKEVLMIQFSLEEHDPQSCFIQSALHQLQEQEDFLLKRTSQDGGGVEALDLQRLSLSDPPSPVVPVVTHSSTKPVLHYSSAFDDEVQEVPDVDPVEVAEEVPEELPEGPAEASFNPKADAEAPQALEGAPAAPQNEAGRPPTSEPGPYYYFYQADDGQQMFLHPVNVRCLVREYGSLEASPPAITATVVEVEGQAVTEEVRRRHRYLAHLPLTCEFSICELALQPPVLSKETLDSFADDLEKRKRLRQKKVRDEKRRERRIEMEENRKQGKYPEVHIGLENLQQFPAFGSPPNSDSCPPAHPEFLLVPSSPLSSSPASDGLMFPSLGGHSPVLSVGSMEEDSHCMSFAKMLRDGRARADAGPKITPMKDMLLAPPVADSDGESDGSDRVPVPSFQNSFSQAFEKALMQLDHGPPATPQPAPMPEEKGGKKKKKKQKLLFSTSMVHNK; encoded by the exons ATGCTAGAGAGCTCGGACGCTCTCTCCCCCGAGCTCGGCCTCAAATCCTCTCTCAAGAACAACATGGAGAAAAATCCAAACTGCAACGGCAACAACAAGGTCCCGCCCCGCTCGAGTTCTACGGGCCCAGCTCCTGGAGATTCTAAACCTAAAACAG ACGGCAAGAATAATGGAGGCTCCAAGCGCTACAACCGTAAGCGGGAGCCTGCTTTCCCCAAGGCGGAGAGCTTCCCAGGCCCTCGCCGCACCACTCCACAGAAAAGCAAGAATTTCGACAAGAGACCCCcccagaggggtgggggtgaccGACAGTATGGGCTCATGGGCggtgggagaagagaagag GTAGCAGAGAGCCGCCGGGCCGAGTTCAGCCCGGCTCAATTCACTGGACCCAGAAAGATAAGCCTGAATCACCTGCTCAACTTCACGTTTGAGCCGCGAGGCGGCCCGAACGGTGGTGGCGGCGATGGCCACACCTGCTGGGGACGCCGCAACAAGTGGGGCCACAAGCACAAGCCCTTCAACAAGGAGCTCTTCCTGCAGGCCAA TTGCCAGTTTGTGGTGATGGATGATCAGGACTACACAGCCCACTTCACTGACCCAGACACTCTGGTCAACTGGGACTGTGTGCAACAAGTG AGGATCTACAGCCACGAGGTGCCCTCCTGCCCCATCTGCCTGTACCCTCCGGTGGCGGCGCAGATCACTCGCTGCGGCCACATCTTCTGCTGGCCCTGCATGCTGCACTACCTCTCCCTCGGCGACAAGAGCTGGTCCAAGTGCCCCATCTGCTACGAGGCCGTGAACGGGCTCGACCTCAAGAG tgtggttgccatggagacccgTCAGTATGTGGCGGGAGACCAGATCACCATGCGCCtgatgaggagggagaaggggtcACTGATGGCGCTGCCCAGCTCCCAGTGGGTCAAGGTGGAGGAGCCCATACGCTTTGGAG atggGCATCTGGGCATGTACTCGAAGCTGCTGCTGGCATCTGAGAAGCAGGTGTTggggctgctgcaggaggagaaggaggtgctGATGATCCAGTTCAGCCTGGAGGAGCACGACCCACAGTCCTGCTTCATCCAGAGTGCTCTACACcagctacag GAGCAAGAAGATTTCCTGCTGAAGCGGACCTCTCAGGATGGGGGCGGTGTGGAGGCACTGGACCTGCAGAGGCTCTCCCTGTCTgaccccccctctcctgtggTACCCGTggtcacacactccagcaccaAG CCGGTGCTGCATTACTCCTCAGCGTTCGACGATGAGGTGCAGGAGGTGCCTGACGTGGACCCGGTAGAGGTGGCTGAGGAGGTGCCTGAGGAGTTGCCTGAAGGACCCGCTGAGGCCTCCTTTAACCCGAAGGCTGACGCAGAGGCCCCACAGGCATTAGAGGGGGCACCTGCTGCTCCCCAGAATGAGGCAGGAAGGCCCCCGACCTCAGAGCCTGGGCCGTACTACTACTTTTACCAGG cgGATGATGGGCAGCAGATGTTCCTGCACCCGGTGAATGTGCGCTGCCTGGTGAGGGAGTACGGCAGCCTGGAGGCCAGCCCCCCTGCCATCACCGCCACTGTAGTAGAGGTGGAGGGTCAGGCAGtcactgag gaagtcCGCCGTCGGCATCGGTACCTGGCCCACCTGCCCCTGACCTGTGAGTTCAGCATCTGTGAGTTAGCCCTGCAGCCTCCAGTCCTCTCCAAAGAGACCCTGGACAGCTTTGCAG aTGACCTGGAGAAGAGGAAGCGTCTGAGGCAGAAGAAAGTGAGGGATGAGAAGCGGAGGGAGAGGCGCATCGAGATGGAGGAGAACAGGAAGCAGGGCAAAT atCCAGAGGTGCACATTGGCCTGGAGAACCTTCAGCAATTCCCTGCATTTGGTTCTCCCCCCAACAGCGATAGCTGCCCTCCTGCCCACCCTGAGTTCCTTTTGGTGCCCTCCTCACCTCTCAGCAGCAGCCCtgcctcag ATGGATTGATGTTCCCCAGTCTGGGTGGACACAGTCCTGTGTTGAGCGTGGGCAGTATGGAGGAGGACTCCCACTGCATGTCCTTcgccaag ATGCTCCGAGACGGCAGAGCCAGGGCTGATGCTGGGCCTAAGATTACCCCAATGAAAG ACATGCTGCTGGCTCCCCCAGTGGCAGACAGTGATGGGGAGAGTGACGGCTCAGACCGGGTTCCTGTGCCCAGCTTCCAGAACTCCTTCAGCCAGGCCTTTGAGAAGGCCCTGATGCAGCTGGACCACGGGCCCCCAGCCACCCCTCAGCCTGCTCCC
- the rnf10 gene encoding RING finger protein 10 isoform X1: MLESSDALSPELGLKSSLKNNMEKNPNCNGNNKVPPRSSSTGPAPGDSKPKTDGKNNGGSKRYNRKREPAFPKAESFPGPRRTTPQKSKNFDKRPPQRGGGDRQYGLMGGGRREEVAESRRAEFSPAQFTGPRKISLNHLLNFTFEPRGGPNGGGGDGHTCWGRRNKWGHKHKPFNKELFLQANCQFVVMDDQDYTAHFTDPDTLVNWDCVQQVRIYSHEVPSCPICLYPPVAAQITRCGHIFCWPCMLHYLSLGDKSWSKCPICYEAVNGLDLKSVVAMETRQYVAGDQITMRLMRREKGSLMALPSSQWVKVEEPIRFGDGHLGMYSKLLLASEKQVLGLLQEEKEVLMIQFSLEEHDPQSCFIQSALHQLQEQEDFLLKRTSQDGGGVEALDLQRLSLSDPPSPVVPVVTHSSTKPVLHYSSAFDDEVQEVPDVDPVEVAEEVPEELPEGPAEASFNPKADAEAPQALEGAPAAPQNEAGRPPTSEPGPYYYFYQADDGQQMFLHPVNVRCLVREYGSLEASPPAITATVVEVEGQAVTEEVRRRHRYLAHLPLTCEFSICELALQPPVLSKETLDSFADDLEKRKRLRQKKVRDEKRRERRIEMEENRKQGKYPEVHIGLENLQQFPAFGSPPNSDSCPPAHPEFLLVPSSPLSSSPASDGLMFPSLGGHSPVLSVGSMEEDSHCMSFAKMLRDGRARADAGPKITPMKADMLLAPPVADSDGESDGSDRVPVPSFQNSFSQAFEKALMQLDHGPPATPQPAPMPEEKGGKKKKKKQKLLFSTSMVHNK, encoded by the exons ATGCTAGAGAGCTCGGACGCTCTCTCCCCCGAGCTCGGCCTCAAATCCTCTCTCAAGAACAACATGGAGAAAAATCCAAACTGCAACGGCAACAACAAGGTCCCGCCCCGCTCGAGTTCTACGGGCCCAGCTCCTGGAGATTCTAAACCTAAAACAG ACGGCAAGAATAATGGAGGCTCCAAGCGCTACAACCGTAAGCGGGAGCCTGCTTTCCCCAAGGCGGAGAGCTTCCCAGGCCCTCGCCGCACCACTCCACAGAAAAGCAAGAATTTCGACAAGAGACCCCcccagaggggtgggggtgaccGACAGTATGGGCTCATGGGCggtgggagaagagaagag GTAGCAGAGAGCCGCCGGGCCGAGTTCAGCCCGGCTCAATTCACTGGACCCAGAAAGATAAGCCTGAATCACCTGCTCAACTTCACGTTTGAGCCGCGAGGCGGCCCGAACGGTGGTGGCGGCGATGGCCACACCTGCTGGGGACGCCGCAACAAGTGGGGCCACAAGCACAAGCCCTTCAACAAGGAGCTCTTCCTGCAGGCCAA TTGCCAGTTTGTGGTGATGGATGATCAGGACTACACAGCCCACTTCACTGACCCAGACACTCTGGTCAACTGGGACTGTGTGCAACAAGTG AGGATCTACAGCCACGAGGTGCCCTCCTGCCCCATCTGCCTGTACCCTCCGGTGGCGGCGCAGATCACTCGCTGCGGCCACATCTTCTGCTGGCCCTGCATGCTGCACTACCTCTCCCTCGGCGACAAGAGCTGGTCCAAGTGCCCCATCTGCTACGAGGCCGTGAACGGGCTCGACCTCAAGAG tgtggttgccatggagacccgTCAGTATGTGGCGGGAGACCAGATCACCATGCGCCtgatgaggagggagaaggggtcACTGATGGCGCTGCCCAGCTCCCAGTGGGTCAAGGTGGAGGAGCCCATACGCTTTGGAG atggGCATCTGGGCATGTACTCGAAGCTGCTGCTGGCATCTGAGAAGCAGGTGTTggggctgctgcaggaggagaaggaggtgctGATGATCCAGTTCAGCCTGGAGGAGCACGACCCACAGTCCTGCTTCATCCAGAGTGCTCTACACcagctacag GAGCAAGAAGATTTCCTGCTGAAGCGGACCTCTCAGGATGGGGGCGGTGTGGAGGCACTGGACCTGCAGAGGCTCTCCCTGTCTgaccccccctctcctgtggTACCCGTggtcacacactccagcaccaAG CCGGTGCTGCATTACTCCTCAGCGTTCGACGATGAGGTGCAGGAGGTGCCTGACGTGGACCCGGTAGAGGTGGCTGAGGAGGTGCCTGAGGAGTTGCCTGAAGGACCCGCTGAGGCCTCCTTTAACCCGAAGGCTGACGCAGAGGCCCCACAGGCATTAGAGGGGGCACCTGCTGCTCCCCAGAATGAGGCAGGAAGGCCCCCGACCTCAGAGCCTGGGCCGTACTACTACTTTTACCAGG cgGATGATGGGCAGCAGATGTTCCTGCACCCGGTGAATGTGCGCTGCCTGGTGAGGGAGTACGGCAGCCTGGAGGCCAGCCCCCCTGCCATCACCGCCACTGTAGTAGAGGTGGAGGGTCAGGCAGtcactgag gaagtcCGCCGTCGGCATCGGTACCTGGCCCACCTGCCCCTGACCTGTGAGTTCAGCATCTGTGAGTTAGCCCTGCAGCCTCCAGTCCTCTCCAAAGAGACCCTGGACAGCTTTGCAG aTGACCTGGAGAAGAGGAAGCGTCTGAGGCAGAAGAAAGTGAGGGATGAGAAGCGGAGGGAGAGGCGCATCGAGATGGAGGAGAACAGGAAGCAGGGCAAAT atCCAGAGGTGCACATTGGCCTGGAGAACCTTCAGCAATTCCCTGCATTTGGTTCTCCCCCCAACAGCGATAGCTGCCCTCCTGCCCACCCTGAGTTCCTTTTGGTGCCCTCCTCACCTCTCAGCAGCAGCCCtgcctcag ATGGATTGATGTTCCCCAGTCTGGGTGGACACAGTCCTGTGTTGAGCGTGGGCAGTATGGAGGAGGACTCCCACTGCATGTCCTTcgccaag ATGCTCCGAGACGGCAGAGCCAGGGCTGATGCTGGGCCTAAGATTACCCCAATGAAAG CAGACATGCTGCTGGCTCCCCCAGTGGCAGACAGTGATGGGGAGAGTGACGGCTCAGACCGGGTTCCTGTGCCCAGCTTCCAGAACTCCTTCAGCCAGGCCTTTGAGAAGGCCCTGATGCAGCTGGACCACGGGCCCCCAGCCACCCCTCAGCCTGCTCCC
- the LOC105894694 gene encoding ribonuclease P/MRP protein subunit POP5, giving the protein MVRFKSRYLLCEVCVEDRSSLLLLEERAIFHAVKTAVARSHGDYGAALLILSFAVKYVNAHTGIILIRCRKSHYRILWSALPFISCLENRGQKVQCLISCLHVGGTIRTCQKFLVKYSTQQLHRMLPHCKNEAERDEVRRAVLSCSLEKERDVEEEEEVEEDDWEDE; this is encoded by the exons ATGGTGAGATTTAAATCAAG GTATCTGCTATGTGAAGTATGTGTGGAGGATCGAAGCAGCTTGTTGCTACTGGAGGAGAGAGCAATCTTTCACGCCGTGAAAACTGCGGTGGCTCGGTCACACGGAGACTACGGCGCAGCATTGCTCATTCTGAGCTTCGCAG TGAAGTACGTGAATGCCCACACAGGCATTATCCTGATACGCTGTAGAAAGAGCCACTATCGGATCCTCTGGTCTGCATTGCCTTTCATCAGCTGTCTAGAGAACCGAGGCCAGAAAGTGCAGTGTCTCATCAGCTGTCTTCATGTTGGAG gaaCTATCCGAACGTGCCAGAAGTTTCTGGTGAAGTACAGCACTCAACAGCTCCACAGAATGCTACCTCACTGTAAGAATGAAG CTGAAAGAGATGAGGTGCGGAGGGCAGTGCTAAGCTGCTCTCTTGAAAAAGAGCGAGACgttgaagaagaggaggaggtggaggaagatgATTGGGAAGATGAGTGA